TGAATAGTATTGTATAACTTTAGCAAGTATTACTATGAAAAAGATAGCTATCATCATTTTTGCCTTGACTTCCTCTGTAAGCCTCTTTGCACAGGAGCCTGATCAACCAGAGCGAGCTGAGCGACCACGAATGGATCCGATGGAAATGGCCAAGAAAACCGTGAGCAAGATTAGTGAGGAAATTACACTGCAGTTTGTCCAGCAGGACTCTCTTACAGCCATCTTTACGAAATTTTATTCTGAAATGGGTAAAAGCCGCGAATCGGGTGATTATTCGGCTGTGAAGCAGCTTAAATCTGATCGGGATGCAAAGGTTAAAGCCATGCTCACCCCTGCAAATTATGAACTTTACGTTAAGTTTATGAAAAAGCAGCAGGATCAATTCCGTAGCAATCGATCGGGAGGTGGCCATGGCCAAGGTGGTCGAGGTCGTGGAGGATTTGGCGGACAAATGCAACAAGGAGGAGTTGAAAATTAGCTTATCATTGTAGCAATGAACTTGATTCATATAACAAAAAAATCTGCAATCCAGATTGCCCTGCACCTATTGGTCTGGGCCTTCTGGTTTGCTGCTCCGTTCCTGTTTCAGGGTAATGAAAATCAGCATGAGTTTACTGCACATCTTTACCGGATGTGGATTCCTATGCTTTTTTCGGTAGTGCTTTTCTATTTGAATTATTTTTTATTGGTTGGGCATTACCTCTTTCACCAGAAAGTTTGGACTTTCGTTTTAATAAATCTGGTTGCCGCCATCCTGTTCGTTTTGGTTGCGGAAGAAATTAGGCGCTTGCTGCCACCGTTCAGTTTTCCTGCTAATACAAATTATCCACATCCACCGCAGGTATGGTTGTCGAGTAGGCTTTTCTTTTCCTACCTATTCGTGATAAGCATTAGCGTTACCATTCGGGTAACTGGCCGATGGTTTTTACTGGAAACGGAGCATAAAAATCTTGAAAACGCCAACCTGCGTAGTGAGTTAAGCAACTTGAAGATGCAGCTCAATCCGCACTTCCTATTCAACACCCTTAATAATATTTATTCGCTAATCGGGTACTCTCCCGAAAAAGCACAGGAATCGGTTCATCGGCTGGCGAAGCTTATGCGCTACCATCTTTATGAGACTAATACCGAATTGGTATCTCTTTCAGGTGAGGTGGAATTTTTAAAGAGCTACATTGCGCTTATGCAGCTGCGTACCACCGATAACGTAAGCGTTGAGTCTCAGTTTAATGTGGAAAATCAATCGACGCAAATTGCTCCACTGCTATTTATCTCTTTGGTGGAGAATGCTTTTAAGCACGGCGTAAACCCGGTTAGTCCTTCATTTATT
This region of Williamwhitmania sp. genomic DNA includes:
- a CDS encoding sensor histidine kinase, whose amino-acid sequence is MNLIHITKKSAIQIALHLLVWAFWFAAPFLFQGNENQHEFTAHLYRMWIPMLFSVVLFYLNYFLLVGHYLFHQKVWTFVLINLVAAILFVLVAEEIRRLLPPFSFPANTNYPHPPQVWLSSRLFFSYLFVISISVTIRVTGRWFLLETEHKNLENANLRSELSNLKMQLNPHFLFNTLNNIYSLIGYSPEKAQESVHRLAKLMRYHLYETNTELVSLSGEVEFLKSYIALMQLRTTDNVSVESQFNVENQSTQIAPLLFISLVENAFKHGVNPVSPSFIRVEMVEHSQIVSFETWNTNFPSKELNDQNAGIGMENLRKRLLLIYPGRHNFQQTLEKDVFHVKVVIQL